From Mucilaginibacter rubeus, a single genomic window includes:
- a CDS encoding TlpA family protein disulfide reductase — MKKITFLIFIWFFTCVQLFATEDRVRIIGQADFLKDGDTIAVTVSPYAGRLNELKSSFAAPAKGSRFTLEIPDDDQPRFVLVRFNKPGKAELGPLLIFPGDDLDFGIRKAETLFKGPSAKRFEVQQQLAVLSARCKQEFKTVYAPEGLASSFSRIDSCTEVCQRLLEKSKSGIGRSAWEWLCNEAMAEAVTSKLGYMTYTCLNKPGAIQDRYITALRKYGRPFNSYPSFLAADSLDRPSSKFAVEMIYRQYLVDSCILTRRKFSLHDCYLYESRHFRGAMREQLVMELFMLKRNSPEISAADIEDALSYVSNSAFRQVLEKIMARSTAGAVAPDFELKDENDRLVKLSDFRGKVVILDFWFTGCGACKALAPALDALEKKYANRPVVFLSVSIDKSREQWLRTLKTNQYTSPLAVKLYTEGRGDQHQVIKDYDVHGFPTIIIVDKEGRLGPKPELDDEGLSRVIEGYL; from the coding sequence ATGAAAAAAATAACCTTCCTGATTTTTATATGGTTTTTTACTTGTGTTCAGCTTTTCGCGACTGAAGACAGGGTTAGGATCATCGGGCAAGCTGATTTCCTGAAGGACGGGGATACGATTGCTGTTACGGTTTCTCCTTATGCAGGTAGGTTAAATGAGCTCAAATCTTCCTTTGCTGCTCCCGCAAAGGGTAGCCGCTTTACGCTGGAGATCCCGGATGACGATCAACCGCGGTTCGTACTGGTCCGGTTCAATAAGCCCGGAAAGGCAGAGTTAGGTCCGTTACTCATTTTTCCGGGGGATGACCTTGACTTTGGCATTCGAAAAGCTGAAACCCTGTTTAAAGGCCCGTCCGCAAAACGGTTTGAGGTGCAGCAACAACTGGCAGTCTTGTCGGCCCGATGTAAGCAGGAATTTAAAACAGTTTATGCACCGGAGGGATTGGCTTCGTCTTTCTCCCGGATAGATTCCTGTACTGAGGTCTGCCAGCGCTTACTGGAAAAAAGTAAATCAGGGATTGGCCGGTCCGCCTGGGAATGGTTGTGCAATGAGGCGATGGCGGAGGCCGTTACTTCCAAACTGGGGTATATGACCTATACTTGCCTGAATAAGCCCGGAGCAATACAGGATCGATACATTACCGCCTTACGGAAATACGGCAGGCCTTTCAATAGCTATCCTTCATTTCTTGCCGCGGATAGCTTAGACAGGCCGTCTTCTAAGTTCGCTGTGGAAATGATTTACCGACAATACCTGGTCGATTCCTGTATCCTGACCCGCAGGAAATTCAGCCTGCATGATTGTTATTTATATGAATCCCGGCATTTCAGGGGGGCTATGCGGGAGCAACTGGTAATGGAACTTTTTATGCTCAAAAGGAACAGTCCGGAAATATCAGCAGCAGATATCGAGGATGCCTTAAGCTATGTCAGCAATTCCGCGTTCCGGCAGGTATTGGAAAAGATCATGGCGCGAAGCACGGCGGGAGCGGTTGCGCCGGACTTTGAGCTGAAAGACGAAAATGACAGGCTGGTTAAACTGAGCGACTTCAGGGGTAAGGTAGTCATCCTGGATTTCTGGTTTACAGGTTGCGGGGCCTGCAAGGCTTTGGCGCCGGCGCTTGACGCGCTCGAAAAGAAGTATGCTAACCGTCCTGTCGTGTTCTTGTCTGTTTCCATCGATAAATCCCGGGAACAATGGCTGCGTACCTTAAAAACGAACCAGTATACCTCACCGCTGGCGGTAAAGCTTTATACCGAGGGTAGGGGCGATCAGCACCAGGTCATCAAGGATTACGATGTTCATGGGTTCCCGACTATCATTATAGTGGACAAGGAGGGAAGGTTGGGGCCAAAGCCGGAATTGGATGATGAAGGGTTATCCCGGGTGATCGAAGGATATCTCTAA
- a CDS encoding MauE/DoxX family redox-associated membrane protein: MKKELLYELVTALLILLFLYTGLSKLLDFQNFEVAMRFQHLPGWITFPLTYTLPLAEIVVAALMIPDQSRLTGIYIFLGMMTAFSLYAGAALIHLFPRAPCACGGALRSLNWEQHFVLNLLFTVLAVAAIRYYRAKQMNTQQKP; the protein is encoded by the coding sequence ATGAAAAAAGAACTGCTATACGAATTGGTCACTGCATTGCTGATACTCCTGTTCCTGTATACCGGCTTGAGCAAATTGCTGGATTTTCAAAACTTCGAGGTTGCCATGCGGTTCCAGCATTTGCCGGGATGGATAACATTCCCCCTGACCTATACCCTTCCCCTGGCGGAAATTGTTGTTGCCGCCTTAATGATACCGGATCAAAGCCGCCTGACGGGTATTTATATTTTCCTCGGCATGATGACGGCCTTCAGCTTATACGCCGGTGCGGCATTGATACACCTTTTCCCGAGAGCGCCCTGCGCCTGCGGGGGTGCCCTCCGATCGCTGAACTGGGAACAGCATTTTGTGCTCAACCTCTTGTTTACCGTTCTTGCGGTCGCAGCAATCCGATACTACCGGGCTAAACAAATGAACACACAACAAAAGCCTTAG
- a CDS encoding helix-turn-helix domain-containing protein: protein MRATRHSLAAAGEINASRVMIGKYERDDSSPSIEVIVKRPKAFDVSIDYLLGEGLNANYGKETLRRLDDLESLPDDERRKIFDYVDLIIRDYKAKKAYLNK, encoded by the coding sequence ATGCGGGCCACAAGGCACAGCCTCGCGGCAGCGGGGGAAATCAATGCCTCTCGGGTGATGATTGGTAAATATGAACGGGATGATAGTTCTCCCTCAATAGAAGTAATTGTCAAGCGGCCTAAAGCGTTTGATGTATCTATTGATTATTTGCTTGGAGAGGGCTTAAATGCCAATTACGGCAAGGAAACATTGAGGCGCTTAGACGACTTAGAAAGCCTACCCGATGACGAACGTAGAAAGATATTTGATTATGTGGATTTGATAATCCGTGATTACAAAGCCAAGAAAGCCTACTTGAATAAATGA
- a CDS encoding RagB/SusD family nutrient uptake outer membrane protein, with the protein MKNTITGPLLGCIVCIMGLTLNGCKKQDDFLNTKPNQALKTPTTLADLKGLLQNENVFNNQPDPGLGEIASDDFLIQDAVFPTLSSTDRNAYTWAEEVFDASTTQSSDWNSPYQMVYYANVVLDALPVITPSAGEKASYEQVKAGALFYRAWAFYGLLQTFALPYDQSKAADQPGIPLRLSSDLNTHPGRSSIAECYAKVISDLRSALPALPVTPVYKTAPSQPAVNALLARISLAMRNYPAALTYANACLAQFSTLTDYNTLNKPTTTAINNAFLSEDIYHSNMVGHVVYSVRRDSYIGPGLYNSYDLNDLRKTKFFTILDGLPQYPRFVGSYDFKGLKYDGLATDEVYLIKAECQARGGDAAGAMASLNTLLVTRWKTGAFIPYSASNADDALLQVLSERRKELLLRGLRWTDLRRLNQESRFALTLQRTFSGAIYTLPPNDSRYAFPIPDIEVQLGGLTQNPR; encoded by the coding sequence ATGAAAAATACCATCACCGGCCCTTTGCTCGGGTGCATCGTCTGCATCATGGGCCTGACATTAAACGGTTGCAAGAAACAGGACGATTTCTTAAACACCAAGCCTAACCAGGCGCTGAAAACGCCAACCACCCTGGCGGACCTCAAAGGCCTGTTACAGAACGAAAATGTATTCAACAACCAGCCCGACCCGGGACTGGGCGAGATCGCTTCGGACGATTTCCTGATCCAGGATGCCGTGTTCCCGACATTGTCGTCAACCGACCGTAATGCGTATACCTGGGCGGAGGAGGTATTCGACGCTTCTACTACGCAGTCATCGGACTGGAATTCGCCATACCAGATGGTTTACTACGCCAACGTGGTGCTGGATGCGCTGCCGGTTATTACGCCATCGGCGGGCGAAAAAGCTTCTTATGAACAGGTAAAGGCCGGCGCTTTATTCTACCGGGCCTGGGCTTTCTACGGCCTGTTGCAAACATTCGCCCTGCCTTATGATCAAAGCAAGGCAGCGGATCAGCCGGGAATCCCCCTGCGACTGAGTTCCGACCTCAATACGCACCCGGGCAGGTCGAGCATTGCGGAATGTTATGCCAAAGTTATCAGTGACCTCAGATCGGCGCTTCCTGCTTTACCTGTTACCCCGGTATACAAGACTGCGCCGTCACAGCCCGCGGTAAATGCCCTGCTGGCGCGGATCAGCCTGGCCATGCGGAATTATCCGGCGGCGCTGACCTACGCTAATGCTTGCCTTGCACAGTTTTCCACGCTAACGGATTACAATACGCTGAACAAACCGACGACGACCGCGATTAACAATGCTTTCCTATCAGAGGATATCTACCATTCCAATATGGTCGGGCACGTTGTGTACAGTGTACGGCGGGACAGTTATATCGGCCCCGGCCTGTATAACAGCTATGACCTGAATGACCTGCGCAAAACCAAATTTTTTACGATCCTCGATGGCCTGCCGCAGTACCCGCGCTTTGTCGGCTCCTATGATTTCAAAGGGTTGAAATATGATGGTCTCGCCACGGATGAAGTTTACCTGATCAAAGCCGAATGCCAGGCCAGGGGAGGGGATGCTGCCGGTGCGATGGCGTCGTTAAATACCTTGCTCGTTACAAGATGGAAGACCGGGGCATTCATACCCTATAGCGCATCAAACGCAGATGACGCATTGCTGCAGGTATTGAGCGAGCGCCGGAAGGAATTGCTGTTGCGGGGCCTGCGCTGGACGGACCTGCGCCGGCTCAACCAGGAAAGCCGCTTTGCCCTTACCCTGCAACGGACGTTTAGCGGCGCTATCTACACGCTGCCGCCGAACGATTCCAGGTATGCTTTCCCCATTCCGGATATCGAGGTCCAGTTGGGCGGCCTGACCCAAAATCCAAGATAA
- a CDS encoding RHS repeat domain-containing protein codes for MSYSDFPKNNILYTCLMTFVFLLKINIGYSQPNNPTFDQNPVPPSPEAQAFMKYGIYPVDYSTGVPKIEIPIYQIKSGTLSLPVSLSYHASGIKINELAGSSGLGWSLNAGGAVSRVINGIEDENGFLQYDHYSASYIDNYTPPSGSDYIAMYQYVQAIAFGNNTGDGRSDDYFYNVGNGLSGQFVYDINKTLHQRSFSNNVINWTGATQNTFEIIGEDGTHYLFNDKELVHTARSSCPSSWYISKIISSDGKDEIDFEYNVFPGNAYFTESQTFNNNNPIAGDPSTQLKMEWHRNIVTTDNSVLIKRIKFKNGSVTFTYEGGRKDFINNRLSAITINTINTAGAEVPLNSYQLVHTYFGDVNAANPQFATRLRLDEIKRLDKNGQYINSYHFQYNQMTLPPMIDPNHPAGPTSNSGEFAQDYWGYYNGHLENNHLLPLIPTGEGSPANRTSNETYMKAESLEEIDFPTGGKTIFQFEANRFDDLSLVGGLRVKTITSTANSTAPAIVKQYQYGNAISITPNGEQSSYVFLQKYDNGVAGNYGAFDCPTKAVYFSDPIVPSGSHHGSPVIYASVAELMDDGQAQKQKTLYTYDAEADQSYPVPETGKYGNVTYSDKSWARGNLLSTTYYKFVNNNYVPVKNITNHYDPKQVSTINTGLNCFIQTLHSQNSEGRNNPGGYPLPYAYPAFRPAPHPRYWDFSYFDVNEEAGIKKVTSTEEIDYDDNGTPTTDKVTNLTYNSPDHLFPTQKDETNSDGTKYITQYKYPLDFRGTPPYDLMITNNILSPTIQVFNYKNTVSNLLSFQKTNYADWGNNVIEPATIDIQKGNNPVQTVFNYLGYDEAGNITSTGKTAGPITSYQWGYQQQYPIVQIKNAANTLKTTVTSVGNSFSIQFPATSRDVSTRQFTVGANGTASLSIDFGGDEGSGTIRAEVTIGITGPNNYNSGSFSLCLATGTATCGTYSSSRVLTGLAPGNYTLAASIYDAQNLSIPINLSVTYSSLVSVVSGNKDFYFDGFEESGGNSAVNDCRTGHLSHTGAYNVTLNNLSSRSYVLSYWLKTGGSWILQTSSPINVSGGTYTIDIPNGQIDDVRFYPVDAQMITYTYDPLVGMTSITDPKNETTTYEYDSLQRLKNVKDKDGNIVKQTTYHYQGQ; via the coding sequence ATGAGTTATTCTGATTTCCCGAAAAACAACATACTTTATACGTGTTTGATGACCTTTGTCTTCTTACTGAAAATTAATATCGGATATAGCCAACCCAATAATCCTACCTTTGACCAAAATCCTGTTCCGCCTTCGCCGGAAGCGCAGGCTTTTATGAAATATGGCATTTATCCGGTTGACTATAGTACCGGTGTTCCCAAGATAGAGATCCCAATATATCAAATAAAATCGGGTACACTATCCTTACCCGTTAGTTTATCTTACCATGCCAGCGGGATTAAAATTAATGAGCTCGCAGGGAGTAGTGGATTAGGTTGGTCATTGAATGCCGGCGGTGCGGTATCCCGTGTAATTAATGGCATTGAAGATGAAAATGGTTTTTTGCAATATGATCATTACTCGGCATCCTATATAGATAACTATACGCCACCTTCCGGAAGCGATTATATTGCTATGTATCAATATGTCCAGGCTATAGCATTTGGGAATAATACCGGTGACGGTAGATCTGATGATTATTTTTATAACGTAGGAAACGGATTATCTGGACAATTTGTATACGATATCAATAAAACCCTTCACCAGCGTTCCTTTAGCAATAATGTCATTAATTGGACGGGCGCGACTCAAAACACCTTTGAGATCATAGGGGAAGACGGAACGCATTACCTATTCAATGATAAAGAGCTCGTTCACACGGCAAGAAGCTCTTGTCCAAGTTCCTGGTATATAAGCAAGATAATCTCCAGCGATGGCAAGGATGAGATCGATTTTGAATATAATGTCTTTCCTGGCAATGCCTACTTTACCGAATCCCAAACATTTAACAACAATAATCCAATAGCGGGAGACCCCTCCACTCAGCTTAAGATGGAGTGGCATCGTAATATTGTCACTACAGACAACTCGGTATTGATTAAGCGGATCAAATTTAAGAATGGGTCGGTCACATTCACTTATGAAGGCGGACGCAAGGATTTCATAAATAACAGATTGAGCGCTATAACAATAAATACCATCAATACCGCCGGCGCGGAGGTGCCGTTAAATAGCTATCAATTAGTACACACCTATTTCGGGGATGTAAATGCAGCAAACCCCCAATTTGCTACAAGGCTACGTTTAGATGAAATCAAAAGACTAGATAAGAATGGCCAGTATATCAACAGTTATCATTTTCAATACAATCAAATGACATTGCCTCCGATGATCGATCCGAATCATCCCGCGGGGCCAACATCAAACAGTGGGGAATTTGCGCAGGATTACTGGGGGTATTATAATGGACATCTGGAAAACAATCATCTATTGCCCTTAATTCCGACCGGAGAAGGTAGCCCCGCTAATCGGACATCGAATGAAACTTATATGAAAGCAGAAAGCCTGGAAGAAATCGATTTCCCAACCGGCGGTAAAACAATTTTTCAATTTGAGGCCAATCGTTTCGATGATTTATCGTTAGTCGGTGGATTACGGGTTAAAACGATAACCTCAACGGCTAACAGTACGGCACCGGCAATAGTTAAACAATATCAATATGGTAACGCAATATCTATAACGCCAAACGGAGAACAATCATCCTACGTTTTTCTCCAAAAATATGATAACGGTGTAGCGGGAAATTATGGAGCCTTTGATTGTCCTACTAAAGCTGTTTATTTTTCCGACCCGATTGTTCCATCCGGTTCTCATCATGGAAGTCCCGTAATTTATGCATCCGTTGCAGAATTGATGGACGATGGCCAGGCTCAGAAACAAAAGACGCTATACACCTATGATGCGGAAGCCGACCAATCCTACCCTGTTCCTGAAACCGGTAAATATGGTAATGTGACATATTCGGATAAATCATGGGCCAGGGGAAATCTCCTCAGCACAACTTATTATAAATTTGTGAACAACAACTATGTCCCGGTCAAGAATATCACTAATCACTATGACCCAAAGCAGGTAAGCACGATCAATACCGGGTTGAATTGTTTTATACAAACCCTGCATAGCCAAAACAGCGAGGGCAGAAACAATCCCGGCGGGTATCCCCTTCCTTATGCTTACCCGGCATTCAGGCCTGCTCCGCATCCCAGATATTGGGATTTTAGCTATTTTGATGTGAACGAAGAAGCTGGAATAAAAAAAGTGACCAGTACTGAAGAAATCGATTATGATGATAACGGTACCCCAACCACAGATAAAGTGACCAACCTTACTTATAATAGCCCGGACCATCTGTTCCCTACACAAAAAGATGAAACTAACAGTGACGGAACTAAGTATATTACTCAATATAAATATCCGCTGGATTTTCGTGGAACACCTCCATATGATTTAATGATAACAAATAACATACTTTCGCCAACGATCCAGGTTTTTAATTATAAAAATACAGTAAGCAACCTGCTATCCTTTCAAAAAACGAATTATGCAGATTGGGGGAATAATGTTATTGAACCGGCGACTATTGACATACAAAAAGGGAACAATCCGGTACAAACAGTATTTAATTATCTGGGATATGATGAAGCGGGCAATATTACCAGCACGGGAAAAACCGCCGGGCCAATAACCAGCTATCAATGGGGGTATCAGCAGCAATATCCCATTGTTCAAATCAAAAACGCAGCCAATACTTTAAAAACGACAGTAACATCTGTCGGAAATAGTTTTTCTATACAATTCCCTGCTACCAGCAGGGACGTCAGTACCCGGCAGTTTACGGTTGGCGCTAATGGTACTGCCAGCTTATCAATCGATTTTGGTGGTGATGAAGGCAGCGGTACAATTCGTGCGGAAGTCACTATAGGTATTACGGGGCCAAATAATTACAATTCGGGCTCTTTTTCGCTTTGTTTGGCCACCGGTACAGCGACTTGCGGAACTTATTCGTCGAGCAGGGTCTTGACCGGTTTAGCTCCCGGAAACTATACGCTGGCAGCCAGTATCTATGATGCTCAAAACTTAAGCATTCCCATTAACTTATCTGTAACTTATTCAAGCCTGGTTTCTGTTGTTTCAGGCAATAAGGATTTTTACTTCGACGGATTTGAAGAGAGCGGGGGAAACAGTGCCGTTAATGATTGCAGGACAGGGCATCTGAGTCATACAGGGGCCTACAATGTGACTTTAAATAATTTATCATCACGAAGCTATGTTTTAAGTTACTGGTTAAAAACTGGCGGCAGTTGGATATTACAGACATCTTCACCTATAAATGTATCGGGAGGGACTTACACCATTGATATTCCCAATGGACAGATAGACGATGTACGTTTTTATCCGGTGGACGCGCAGATGATTACGTATACTTATGATCCATTAGTGGGTATGACCAGCATAACGGACCCCAAAAATGAGACGACTACCTACGAATATGATAGTCTTCAACGGCTGAAGAATGTAAAAGACAAAGATGGGAATATTGTTAAACAGACCACCTATCATTACCAGGGACAATAA
- a CDS encoding DUF6443 domain-containing protein, with amino-acid sequence MQIRSYSNQSISGKLFMAILLILISQGVKAQYIPSPAQLGVPATTPGNYYNETSITLSTGFSATATTTNSYSYFIQTSCVPLGISLSQNQNYILTSVPREAGIDPAGNNTNCKLMQTVQYFDGLGRLLQTVQVKGSPTSKDIVQPVTYDQFGREAKKYLPYAITNGTSNGSYKSDALTLNAGQDQFYKSPPAGVSVIPYPSESTGYEASPLNRISEQGAPGQPWQLSTSGITGSGHTIQMTYGSNVTADNVIQWVVNTSGTGASGTSNYGANQLYKTATTDENGNSTIEFTDKKGHVVCKKAQSGAASYLATYYIYDDYDKLAYVIPPLPAGTAYPTSFTEADAIFKNYTYGYHYDLRNRLIEKKIPGKDWEYMVYNKLDQVVATQDGVQRSKSTQEWSFTKYDQFGRVAYSGIYQYPGSTAGTSYRAALQSTVDGQTALWETQQTTGTGYPGTAWPQANILRYLVLNYYDNYNFPNKPYSPVVSNTLTNPTGLPTATKTATLLPDGTYGSMLWTVNFYDDRGRLVQTDKQHYLGGEASLNTSNYDEIDNIYNFNDQIKTTMRHHYVANAQALLVTTNYQYDHMGRKVQTSEAISSGLSQAPLPTIISQLDYNEIGQLNTKHLHSTNNASSFLQDISYIYNERGWLSQINDPLVAPTTNKLFSEKLNYNLVQFGAQAQFNGNIAEQQYNAGVSGNQHVSYSYDNLNRLKTGISTAGFSETISNYDNLGNIIGLTRTAPNAASLTYNYTGNQLQLVTNNGVAFRSYPAYDPNGNASSDGQGNTILYNMLNLPRSIASKNLSYTYSASGEKLRKNSNGAITEYINGIQYKADGTIDFVQTEEGRANRSGTNFVYEYTLTDHLGNNRVTFDQNNGKVGEDDYYPFGLNVHRQLNGGNKYLYNNKELQDELNQYDYGARFYDPVVARWTSVDPLAEKFRRWSTYNYGDDNPIRNIDPDGMGTTSVHVDKYGTVLSNHPEDGDNHVYEHDKAKTKADVEKNYSAKNTGAGGKDIGELGGKINASNIIKNLLDKNIPIAKDIINPFTFKTLVQKGGDWDFKNSNSNRSTIFDVAERFKQNGGSETQFQFGKLSMSAEDFGNFHYGAVGTQLYFGSDYRLLHEAGLAQIADGTSRIEWSGHMGTRPPYGDDPKDQEWIKIGIAYGKENNK; translated from the coding sequence ATGCAAATACGATCATATTCAAATCAAAGTATATCAGGCAAACTGTTTATGGCGATCCTGCTGATACTAATATCACAGGGCGTGAAAGCTCAGTATATACCCAGCCCCGCCCAGTTGGGTGTCCCGGCAACTACACCCGGTAATTACTATAATGAAACGAGTATTACTTTATCAACGGGTTTTTCGGCTACGGCAACAACTACCAACAGCTATAGTTATTTTATTCAGACCAGTTGCGTTCCCCTTGGCATTAGTTTAAGTCAAAACCAAAACTATATCCTGACATCAGTGCCCCGGGAGGCAGGTATAGATCCCGCGGGCAACAACACCAATTGTAAACTGATGCAAACGGTGCAGTATTTTGATGGTTTGGGCCGTTTATTACAAACCGTTCAGGTTAAGGGTTCACCCACCAGTAAAGATATCGTACAACCGGTGACTTATGACCAGTTTGGGCGTGAAGCGAAGAAATACCTCCCCTACGCTATTACCAACGGAACAAGCAATGGAAGTTACAAATCAGATGCGTTAACCCTAAATGCAGGCCAGGATCAGTTTTATAAAAGTCCACCTGCAGGGGTATCCGTCATTCCCTATCCGTCAGAAAGCACCGGTTATGAGGCCTCTCCTTTAAACCGCATTTCAGAGCAGGGTGCACCGGGGCAGCCCTGGCAGTTGTCAACCAGCGGCATAACGGGCAGCGGACATACTATTCAGATGACTTATGGTAGTAATGTGACGGCTGATAACGTGATCCAGTGGGTCGTCAATACATCAGGGACGGGAGCGTCCGGAACTTCTAATTACGGCGCGAATCAGCTGTACAAAACTGCTACAACGGACGAAAACGGAAACAGTACAATAGAATTTACCGATAAAAAAGGACATGTTGTATGTAAAAAGGCGCAATCAGGAGCTGCTTCTTACCTGGCTACTTATTACATCTATGATGATTATGACAAGCTTGCCTACGTAATACCGCCATTGCCGGCCGGTACAGCTTACCCCACAAGCTTTACAGAAGCGGATGCTATATTTAAAAACTATACATATGGTTATCATTATGACCTGCGGAACCGGCTGATAGAAAAAAAAATACCGGGTAAAGATTGGGAATATATGGTTTATAACAAACTGGACCAGGTGGTTGCAACCCAGGATGGTGTGCAACGTTCAAAAAGCACCCAGGAATGGAGTTTTACCAAGTATGATCAATTCGGGCGAGTAGCTTATTCCGGGATCTATCAATACCCGGGGAGTACAGCTGGTACCAGCTACCGGGCGGCCCTACAGAGTACTGTAGACGGACAGACCGCATTGTGGGAAACCCAGCAGACAACCGGCACCGGCTATCCTGGTACGGCCTGGCCGCAGGCGAATATCCTGCGCTATCTGGTATTGAATTACTATGATAATTATAATTTCCCCAATAAACCATATAGCCCTGTTGTAAGTAACACACTGACCAATCCAACAGGATTGCCAACCGCGACAAAAACAGCCACGCTGTTGCCTGACGGAACTTACGGGTCGATGTTATGGACGGTAAATTTTTACGACGACCGGGGCCGGTTGGTACAAACCGATAAACAGCATTACCTGGGGGGAGAAGCAAGTCTAAATACATCAAATTATGATGAAATAGATAATATTTACAATTTTAATGACCAAATAAAAACCACGATGCGCCATCATTATGTAGCAAACGCACAGGCCCTCCTGGTAACCACCAATTACCAGTATGATCATATGGGGCGTAAGGTACAAACCTCAGAGGCTATCAGCTCAGGGCTCAGTCAGGCGCCTTTACCGACAATCATTTCGCAATTGGACTATAATGAGATTGGTCAGTTGAACACGAAACACCTGCACAGCACCAATAACGCAAGCAGTTTCCTGCAGGATATCAGCTATATTTATAATGAGCGGGGTTGGCTGAGCCAGATAAATGACCCATTAGTCGCACCTACCACAAATAAGTTATTTAGTGAGAAACTGAATTACAATTTAGTTCAATTTGGCGCGCAGGCCCAGTTTAACGGTAACATTGCTGAGCAACAATACAATGCCGGTGTGAGCGGTAATCAACATGTCAGCTACAGCTATGATAACCTGAACCGGTTAAAAACAGGTATTTCTACTGCCGGTTTCAGCGAAACAATTAGTAATTATGACAATCTGGGTAACATTATAGGATTAACCCGTACAGCTCCCAACGCCGCGTCCCTAACTTATAACTACACTGGCAACCAGCTACAATTGGTAACCAATAATGGTGTCGCATTCCGCAGTTATCCGGCTTATGACCCTAATGGTAATGCTTCCAGTGATGGACAGGGAAATACGATCCTGTACAATATGCTCAATCTACCCAGAAGTATTGCTTCCAAAAACTTGAGTTATACCTATTCCGCGTCGGGAGAAAAATTACGGAAGAACAGTAACGGAGCGATAACAGAGTATATTAATGGGATACAATACAAGGCTGATGGAACAATAGATTTTGTGCAGACTGAAGAAGGCAGAGCGAACAGGAGCGGGACAAACTTTGTATACGAATATACCCTAACGGATCATTTGGGTAATAACCGGGTAACCTTCGATCAAAACAATGGCAAAGTAGGGGAAGATGACTATTATCCTTTTGGGCTGAACGTACACCGGCAGTTAAATGGTGGAAATAAGTATCTTTACAATAATAAAGAGTTGCAAGACGAGCTGAATCAGTATGATTACGGCGCAAGGTTCTATGATCCGGTGGTTGCAAGGTGGACGAGTGTTGACCCGTTGGCTGAGAAGTTTAGACGGTGGTCGACTTACAACTATGGTGATGACAATCCAATAAGAAATATTGACCCAGATGGGATGGGAACAACCTCCGTCCATGTTGATAAATATGGGACTGTGTTATCTAATCATCCTGAAGATGGCGATAATCACGTTTATGAGCACGATAAAGCGAAAACAAAGGCTGATGTGGAAAAGAATTATAGTGCAAAAAACACAGGTGCAGGCGGCAAAGATATAGGTGAATTAGGTGGTAAGATTAATGCAAGTAACATCATCAAGAACCTATTAGATAAAAATATCCCGATTGCAAAAGACATCATTAACCCATTTACATTTAAAACGTTGGTTCAAAAAGGGGGGGATTGGGATTTTAAAAACTCTAATAGCAATAGATCGACCATATTTGATGTGGCGGAAAGATTTAAGCAAAACGGAGGATCAGAAACTCAATTTCAATTTGGTAAGCTATCTATGAGTGCAGAAGATTTTGGAAACTTCCATTATGGTGCCGTTGGAACTCAACTTTATTTTGGTAGTGATTATAGACTTCTGCATGAGGCAGGCCTTGCACAGATTGCCGATGGAACATCAAGGATAGAATGGAGCGGTCACATGGGTACAAGGCCGCCATATGGAGATGATCCTAAAGATCAAGAATGGATAAAAATTGGCATTGCTTACGGAAAGGAGAATAATAAATGA